In Methanothermococcus thermolithotrophicus DSM 2095, one DNA window encodes the following:
- the mcrG gene encoding coenzyme-B sulfoethylthiotransferase subunit gamma produces MKGNYKPQFYPGETIIGENRRRHMNPNFKLKKLREISDDDLVRVLGHRNPGESYRTVHPPLEEMDFEEDAIKDLVEPIDGAKEGIRVRYIQFADSMYNAPAQPYDRARTYMWRFRGVDTGTLSGRQVIEIRELDLEKISKWLVETEIFDPATCGMRGATVHGHSLRLDENGLMFDGLQRYIYDEKTGHVLYVKEQVGIPLDEPVDVGEPLPQEYLAKITTIYRKDNIGMREDKEALEVVETIHVARSEGGFGMNSFKKDLKKRLGEE; encoded by the coding sequence ATGAAAGGGAATTATAAACCGCAGTTTTACCCTGGGGAAACGATAATAGGTGAAAATAGAAGAAGGCATATGAACCCAAATTTTAAATTAAAAAAATTAAGGGAAATTTCAGATGATGATTTAGTTAGGGTTTTAGGGCATAGAAACCCTGGAGAAAGTTATAGGACAGTTCATCCACCACTGGAAGAAATGGACTTTGAGGAAGATGCTATCAAAGACCTTGTAGAACCAATTGATGGAGCAAAAGAAGGTATAAGGGTCAGGTATATTCAGTTTGCAGATTCCATGTATAACGCACCTGCTCAGCCATACGATAGGGCCAGAACCTACATGTGGAGATTCAGAGGGGTAGATACTGGAACACTCTCAGGAAGGCAGGTTATTGAAATAAGGGAGCTCGACTTGGAAAAGATTTCAAAGTGGTTAGTTGAAACAGAAATCTTTGACCCTGCAACATGTGGTATGAGGGGAGCTACTGTGCATGGGCACTCATTGAGGCTTGATGAAAATGGGCTCATGTTTGATGGGTTACAGAGATACATCTATGATGAAAAAACAGGGCATGTTCTGTATGTAAAGGAACAGGTTGGAATACCTTTGGATGAACCAGTAGATGTTGGAGAACCGCTTCCACAGGAATATCTTGCAAAAATTACGACCATTTATAGAAAGGACAATATTGGAATGAGGGAAGACAAAGAGGCATTGGAAGTTGTTGAAACAATACATGTAGCAAGGAGTGAGGGGGGATTTGGTATGAACTCATTTAAAAAGGATTTGAAAAAGAGATTAGGTGAGGAATAA